The Lutibacter sp. A64 genome segment TCTAGAAAAACAACGATTGAAATTTCTTTCCGATGATTTTAAGCCAAACGATACTTGGTGGGATAGTAAAACTACAGTTGATTAGTATTGATTTATTAAAACAATTTAGAATTAATGAAACAATTAAGTAAAAAAATAAGAAGTCTAGGTTATTAAAATAAAGTAGATTTTTTTGCATAAAAAATTATCCCCAATTTTATCTAAATGAGTATAAAATTGGGGGGGTATTTTTAAGCAACATTTTTATCCCTCTATTGAGAAAATTTTACTTTAAAAAAGCACTAACTTTATCTCTGTAAAAAAAATACTATTTATTAGTTAATAATAAGATATAAAATGAGTGTTAAAATAGATCATCTGTTTTTTATTGGAATGTTATTGTTTTTTAGTTTGAGTTGTAAAAACAATCAAAATGTTACAACAACAAAAATTAGTGAAGAGAAAAAGCCAAATATTATTTTTATAATGGCAGACGATTTAGGATACGGAGATATAGGTAGCTACGGGCAAACTAAAATTAAAACTCCAAATCTAGATAAAATGGCTTCCGAAGGAATCATTTTTACAAATCATTATTCTGGTTCAACTGTATGTATGCCATCGCGTGCTAGTTTATTAACTGGATACGATCAAGGACATGCAAGTGTTAGAGGAAATCCTGTTTGGACTCAAAGCGGAAATCCAGTTAACCTTAAACCAAACGAGCCAACTGTAGCAAATGAACTTAAAAAAGCAGGATATAAAACAGCCATTATTGGTAAATGGGGGCTTTCAGAAGGAACTGCTAAAGGAAATATGCCTTCTAATCATGGTTTTGATTATTTTTTAGGTTATAAAACACATGGTGAAGCGCATCATTATTATTGGGATACTATTTACAAAAATAATGAACCTTTTATTTTGAAGGATAATAATTTTAAATTAAAACAAGGAAAATATACGCATGATGTTTTCGTAAACGAAGCATTAAGTTATATTGAAAAAGAAAAAAATAATCCTTTTTTTCTGTATTTAGCTTTAACAATTCCTCATTTAGAATTAACGGTGCCTGAAGATTCTAAAGAACCATATAAAACACTTGGTTGGCCTAAACGTAAAATGAATACTAAAGGACATTACAAAAATGATAAAGAAGGAAATATTACTTATGCAGGTATGGTTTCTCGTATGGATAGAGATATAGGAACACTCTTTGAAAAATTAAAAGAACTTGGAATAGATGAAAATACCATAGTCTTTTTTACCAGTGATAATGGGCCAGAATATGAAAAAGATGATCATTTTTTTAACAGTAATGGAGATTTAAGAGGGGGAAAA includes the following:
- a CDS encoding arylsulfatase; this encodes MSVKIDHLFFIGMLLFFSLSCKNNQNVTTTKISEEKKPNIIFIMADDLGYGDIGSYGQTKIKTPNLDKMASEGIIFTNHYSGSTVCMPSRASLLTGYDQGHASVRGNPVWTQSGNPVNLKPNEPTVANELKKAGYKTAIIGKWGLSEGTAKGNMPSNHGFDYFLGYKTHGEAHHYYWDTIYKNNEPFILKDNNFKLKQGKYTHDVFVNEALSYIEKEKNNPFFLYLALTIPHLELTVPEDSKEPYKTLGWPKRKMNTKGHYKNDKEGNITYAGMVSRMDRDIGTLFEKLKELGIDENTIVFFTSDNGPEYEKDDHFFNSNGDLRGGKRDLYEGGIRVPFIANYPGKIAPGSKSNHISAFWDFLPTVCDLAGVKPSNKDINGLSLMPELMGNTKAQKKHDYLYWEFNEKQGPIQAIRKDEWKLVWKLEGKPELYNLSKDIGETENLVLKEPEKLNEMLRILKNARTEHSEFPLETRALAIKRRSNK